One part of the Ochotona princeps isolate mOchPri1 chromosome 3, mOchPri1.hap1, whole genome shotgun sequence genome encodes these proteins:
- the TMEM44 gene encoding transmembrane protein 44: MGEAPSPSPALWDWGYLDRCFARHRVCISFGLWICVASCWIAAHALLLYLRCVKRCRQEQSAVWAVGCLLASLGDTVGAVLARQLTIQVFTGAYLAAVDLANFLLILFPVCGSKLKSNSGGASRERKRRRHLRTSVFALALPLSLGPGWMLWAAVPKASALVVRGPQRRLLGNLLQDDAETLGYLLGVVAALGSWATRIPPLSRICCRRKPFSCLCLWPRALSALADLLYASAIVAHDRQPEYLLRAAPWLLISLGRASLDIAIILLSCAMNSKLPRALGLAAGSSQSSDTQALLTCTEQEEKQEAKKADWLPLTTLSPGKSQNVTARIQRYMELTLEPVQQASCGTTRLPGNGQTRAEDPFPQEPPSYPPVQVIRAHVSSSSSSEVSSISSDLEQKYWEALNSEQVCTIMPPFPERAPRM, from the exons ATGGGGGAGGCGCCTAGCCCCTCGCCCGCGCTCTGGGACTGGGGCTACCTGGACCGCTGCTTCGCCCGCCACCGCGTCTGCATCTCCTTCGGCCTGTGGATTTGCGTCGCCTCCTGCTGGATCGCTGCCCATGCGCT GCTGCTTTACCTGAGATGTGTCAAGAGATGCAGACAGGAGCAGTcggctgtgtgggctgtgggctgccTCCTGGCCAGCCTGGGTGACACTGTTGGGGCCGTTCTGGCCAGGCAACTCACTATCCAG GTTTTCACTGGTGCCTACCTGGCAGCTGTTGACTTAGCGAACTTCCTGCTCATTCTCTTCCCAGTCTGTGGATCCAAACTCAAGTCTAATTCAG GTGGGGCTTCccgggagaggaagaggaggcgaCACCTCAGGACCAGTGTGtttgccctggccctgcccttgaGCCTGGGCCCTGGCTGGATGCTCTGGGCTGCTGTCCCCAAGGCCTCAGCCCTGGTGGTGCGAGGGCCACAGCGGAGACTGCTGGGAAACCTGCTCCAG GACGATGCTGAAACCCTCGGCTACCTGCTGGGTGTGGTTGCTGCCCTCGGCTCCTGGGCTACCCGGATCCCCCCACTCTCCCGAATT TGCTGCCGCCGGAAGCCCTTCTCCTGCCTGTGTCTTTGGCCCAGGGCCCTGTCAGCCCTGGCCGACCTCCTCTATGCCTCGGCCATCGTGGCCCACGACCGGCAGCCGGAGTACCTGCTGCGAGCTGCACCCTGGCTCCTGATCTCCCTTGGCCGGGCCTCGCTGGACATTGCT ATCATTTTGCTGTCCTGCGCGATGAATAGCAAGCTACCTCGGGCTTTGGGATTGGCCGCTGGATCCAGCCAGAGCTCAGACACACAAGCCCTGCTGACCTGCACTGagcaggaggagaagcaggaggccAAG AAGGCGGACTGGCTGCCTCTCACCACCCTATCGCCTGGCAAGTCACAGAATGTGACAGCAAGAATCCAGCGATACATGGAGCTGACCCTCGAGCCCGTGCAGCAG GCCAGCTGCGGTACTACCAGGTTGCCCGGCAATGGACAGACAAGGGCTGAGGACCCATTCCCTCAGGAGCCGCCCTCATATCCTCCCGTGCAGGTCATCCGAGCCCATGTGTCTTCCAGCAGCTCCTCTGAGGTCTCCTCCATCAGCTCGGACTTGGAG